A section of the Myxococcus virescens genome encodes:
- a CDS encoding tetratricopeptide repeat protein: MRTIRLGFAALALVTALTGCHRSTSTATPRVLETAAEQAQKGTQQARTLAFAGFHALLVAGDATLAQQRFDDAIARDAGDVYALAGQSLMARRAGRPDRALTASLELVARAPTHPLAAVAARHVLDSVGTSRALDDDILLGVERALAAGATGEAAYLMRGARMSVAVVRGDAEARDAAMQQLGGVSEVSLVGPFSPFHVLAWDERPPVSQNGSLAGPLTGAFGPLPVRTVRAPDGRMDLTGEPGQGDLYIQAFDADVTEPGLYVARTVSGTSHQVLMDGAPLMERRAWERATSTVTARAVQLPAGKHRFVVRQLKGGTSGLLTFALLRVDGRPSGVRFSAATGAAPRAWGSKVELSDETPGVFPTTEGLKTALHEEAGELLAVVLAVRDGLQRDADGARRLMASVDANTPALLWLRAEVASADRTVPSKVARGRATRDLESVLAKDPGNVAALLLRAELFLDEGQPTSAMDMLKTASEVAQPAGHPVFMLRARAALALEVEALAEESLTAALEAQPGLCEALTLQYSLARRRDAAERSDTLAASLNGCPGTAVRQAEHARTRGDMETATKLYSELQSRDPSSISLANTLANLYVSKRRFDDATAVLQKLAAVWPRNAELVKRMADVREYAGQPAEALKLREKALAMAGDDLTLRRTEERAKTGRELLEAYAVDGREAIRAYEAEPVSGGSAAAFVLDAAAVRVYPDGSIVNRIHTVQKALEQSGVQEIAEVNVPRGAQVLALRTLKADGRVLEPENIEGKDTVSLPGVAVGDYVEVEYLLAEPPRGPAQPGFTASAFYFQIANQPNAWVTYTVVAPKGVGMKVDAHGMKVPEPKVDGDLEVFHFETRRVPPFIPEPDAPPSANEYLPFVIVGAGDTGNESLVKLYGDAFQERWLRTAEVDAFARKAAEGKSGLDAVKALHAAVMQRFSGRDASLSQTAASTVAQDRGSRLTVMKAGLNALGIPSRVVAVRTFNTDPSAYTFPQDALLPYAALRVEVPGAEPVWVDTSVRYGPFGELPELAMGEREAWLLPEPGRPLQKVQTPPLKETPGKEVKLTLKLAEDGTLSGQGEETYSGFEAAQIAEAFNQLSAESRNQALQGAVARYFGGASLSSVKLESQEQVGAPFVLRYEFTVPRFGRMEGGQRMALGPLTFPAQLGRRFVQLSTRRTPLYIDTTEASRTQVTLSMPKGWKLADPQASLEANNAFGRFTRSEKQDGSTLSVTESLRVPRNRVMPGQYELFSGFTGDVDLIQTRELVLVKP; the protein is encoded by the coding sequence ATGCGCACCATTCGACTCGGCTTCGCCGCGCTCGCACTCGTCACGGCCCTCACGGGCTGCCACCGTTCCACTTCCACGGCGACACCGCGCGTCCTCGAAACCGCCGCGGAGCAGGCGCAGAAGGGCACCCAACAGGCCCGCACGCTCGCGTTCGCGGGCTTCCATGCCCTGCTCGTCGCGGGTGACGCCACGCTGGCGCAACAGCGCTTCGATGACGCCATTGCCCGCGATGCGGGAGATGTCTACGCGCTGGCCGGTCAGTCGCTGATGGCACGCCGCGCGGGCCGTCCCGACCGAGCCCTGACGGCGTCACTGGAGCTGGTGGCGCGCGCGCCCACGCACCCGCTGGCGGCCGTCGCGGCGCGCCACGTGTTGGACTCGGTGGGCACGTCGCGGGCGCTGGACGACGACATCCTCCTCGGCGTGGAGCGAGCGCTGGCGGCGGGCGCGACGGGCGAGGCCGCCTATCTGATGCGCGGCGCGCGGATGTCGGTGGCCGTGGTGCGCGGCGACGCGGAGGCCCGCGACGCGGCGATGCAGCAACTGGGCGGGGTGAGCGAAGTCTCGTTGGTGGGGCCCTTCTCGCCCTTCCACGTGCTGGCCTGGGACGAGCGCCCGCCCGTGAGCCAGAATGGCTCGCTGGCGGGCCCCCTCACCGGCGCCTTCGGTCCGCTGCCGGTGCGCACGGTGCGCGCCCCCGACGGGCGGATGGACCTGACGGGCGAGCCCGGCCAGGGCGACCTCTACATCCAGGCCTTCGACGCGGACGTGACGGAGCCGGGCCTCTATGTGGCTCGCACCGTGAGCGGCACCTCCCATCAGGTGCTGATGGACGGGGCTCCGCTGATGGAGCGCCGGGCCTGGGAGCGCGCCACCTCCACCGTCACCGCGCGCGCCGTGCAGCTGCCTGCGGGCAAGCACCGCTTCGTCGTGCGTCAGCTCAAGGGCGGCACCTCCGGCCTGCTCACCTTCGCCCTGCTGCGCGTGGACGGGCGCCCGTCCGGCGTGCGCTTCAGCGCGGCCACCGGCGCGGCGCCGCGGGCCTGGGGCAGCAAGGTCGAGCTCTCCGACGAGACGCCCGGCGTGTTCCCCACCACGGAGGGCTTGAAGACGGCCCTGCACGAGGAGGCCGGTGAGCTGCTGGCCGTCGTGCTGGCGGTGCGCGACGGCCTGCAGCGGGACGCGGACGGCGCGCGGCGGCTGATGGCCTCGGTGGACGCCAACACCCCGGCCCTGCTGTGGCTGCGCGCGGAAGTCGCCTCCGCGGACCGCACCGTGCCGTCCAAGGTGGCGCGCGGCCGGGCCACGCGTGACCTGGAGTCCGTGCTGGCCAAGGACCCGGGCAACGTGGCGGCGCTGCTGCTGCGCGCGGAGCTCTTCCTCGACGAGGGCCAGCCCACCTCCGCCATGGACATGCTGAAGACGGCGTCCGAGGTGGCCCAGCCCGCCGGCCACCCGGTGTTCATGCTGCGCGCCCGCGCCGCGCTGGCGCTGGAAGTGGAGGCCCTGGCGGAGGAGTCACTCACCGCGGCGCTGGAGGCCCAGCCCGGCCTGTGCGAGGCGCTGACGCTCCAGTACAGCCTGGCCCGCCGCCGTGACGCGGCGGAGCGGAGCGACACCCTGGCGGCGTCCCTGAATGGCTGCCCGGGGACGGCGGTGCGCCAGGCCGAACACGCGCGCACGCGCGGCGACATGGAGACGGCGACGAAGCTGTACAGCGAGCTCCAGTCCCGCGACCCCAGCAGCATCAGCCTGGCCAACACGCTGGCCAACCTCTACGTGTCCAAGCGCCGCTTCGACGACGCCACCGCGGTGCTCCAGAAGCTGGCGGCCGTGTGGCCCCGCAACGCGGAGCTGGTGAAGCGCATGGCGGACGTGCGCGAGTACGCGGGCCAGCCGGCCGAGGCGCTCAAGCTGCGCGAGAAGGCGCTGGCGATGGCGGGCGACGACCTGACGCTGCGCCGCACGGAGGAGCGCGCGAAGACGGGCCGCGAGCTGCTGGAGGCGTACGCCGTGGACGGACGCGAGGCCATCCGCGCCTACGAGGCGGAGCCCGTCAGCGGCGGCAGCGCGGCGGCCTTCGTGCTGGATGCGGCGGCGGTGCGCGTGTACCCCGACGGCAGCATCGTCAACCGCATCCACACGGTGCAGAAGGCGCTGGAGCAGTCGGGCGTGCAGGAGATCGCCGAGGTGAATGTGCCGCGCGGCGCGCAGGTGCTGGCGCTGCGCACGCTGAAGGCGGACGGCCGGGTGCTGGAGCCGGAGAACATCGAAGGCAAGGACACGGTGAGCCTGCCCGGCGTGGCCGTGGGTGACTACGTGGAGGTGGAGTACCTGCTCGCGGAGCCCCCGCGCGGCCCCGCGCAGCCGGGCTTCACGGCGTCCGCCTTCTACTTCCAGATTGCGAACCAGCCCAACGCCTGGGTGACGTACACGGTGGTGGCGCCCAAGGGCGTGGGCATGAAGGTGGACGCGCACGGGATGAAGGTGCCGGAGCCCAAGGTGGACGGCGACCTGGAGGTGTTCCACTTCGAGACGCGCCGCGTGCCGCCGTTCATCCCCGAGCCGGACGCGCCGCCCTCCGCCAACGAGTACCTGCCCTTCGTCATCGTGGGCGCGGGCGACACGGGCAACGAGAGCCTGGTGAAGCTCTACGGCGATGCCTTCCAGGAGCGCTGGCTGCGCACGGCGGAAGTGGACGCCTTCGCGCGCAAGGCGGCGGAGGGCAAGTCCGGCCTGGACGCGGTGAAGGCGTTGCACGCGGCGGTGATGCAGCGCTTCTCCGGCCGGGACGCGAGCCTGAGCCAGACGGCGGCGTCCACGGTGGCCCAGGACCGGGGCAGCCGGCTGACGGTGATGAAGGCCGGCCTGAACGCGCTGGGCATCCCCTCGCGGGTGGTGGCGGTGCGGACCTTCAACACCGACCCGTCGGCCTACACCTTCCCCCAGGACGCGCTGCTGCCGTACGCGGCGCTGCGCGTGGAGGTGCCCGGCGCCGAGCCGGTGTGGGTGGACACGTCCGTGCGCTACGGCCCCTTCGGCGAGCTGCCGGAGCTGGCCATGGGCGAGCGGGAGGCGTGGCTGCTGCCCGAGCCCGGCCGCCCGTTGCAGAAGGTGCAGACGCCGCCCCTGAAGGAGACCCCCGGCAAGGAAGTGAAGCTGACGCTGAAGCTCGCCGAGGATGGAACGCTCAGCGGGCAGGGCGAGGAGACGTACTCCGGCTTCGAGGCGGCGCAGATTGCCGAGGCCTTCAACCAGCTGTCGGCGGAGAGCCGCAACCAGGCGCTGCAGGGCGCGGTGGCGCGGTACTTCGGCGGTGCGTCGCTGTCGAGCGTGAAGCTGGAGAGCCAGGAGCAGGTGGGCGCGCCCTTCGTGCTGCGCTACGAGTTCACCGTGCCGCGCTTCGGGCGGATGGAGGGCGGCCAGCGGATGGCGCTGGGACCCCTCACCTTCCCCGCGCAACTGGGCCGGCGGTTCGTGCAGCTGAGCACGCGCCGCACCCCGCTCTACATCGACACCACCGAGGCCAGCCGCACGCAGGTGACGCTGTCCATGCCCAAGGGCTGGAAGCTCGCCGACCCCCAGGCCTCGCTGGAGGCGAACAACGCCTTCGGCCGCTTCACCCGGTCCGAGAAGCAGGACGGCTCGACGCTCAGCGTCACCGAGTCGCTGCGCGTGCCGCGCAACCGCGTCATGCCTGGCCAGTACGAGCTGTTCTCCGGGTTCACCGGAGACGTGGACCTCATCCAGACGCGGGAGCTGGTCCTGGTGAAGCCCTAG
- a CDS encoding isoaspartyl peptidase/L-asparaginase family protein: MSAASVPLRRALVVGAVMLLSPLGCASTGVARTDSEQPTPGDAPAPKPKWGLVIHGGAGVISRENLSPEREAEVRAALTWSLQAGHAVLAGGGSALDAVSAAVRILEDSPYFNAGKGAVFTHDGVNELDAAIMDGTTRKAGAVAGLRHVKNPISLARLVMEQSPHVMMVGEGAEAFAKSQGVELVDPKYFYTEDRWQGLQRALEKERSRQPSSSLPSGYDPVSGDHKFGTVGAVALDQTGALAAATSTGGMTNKRYGRVGDSPIIGAGTYADARCAVSATGHGEFFIRYTVARDICARVEYQNVPLPEAADVVINDVLVKVGGEGGVIAMDREGNVAMPFNSAGMYRGYVGEDGKPSVAIFRDAAEAAGAK, from the coding sequence ATGTCCGCCGCTTCCGTTCCCCTCCGTCGTGCGCTCGTCGTGGGTGCCGTGATGCTGCTTTCTCCTCTGGGCTGTGCCAGTACCGGGGTTGCTCGCACCGACAGCGAGCAGCCCACCCCGGGTGACGCGCCCGCGCCCAAGCCGAAGTGGGGGCTGGTCATCCACGGGGGCGCGGGCGTCATCTCCCGGGAGAACCTCTCCCCGGAGCGCGAGGCGGAGGTCCGCGCCGCGCTGACCTGGTCCCTCCAGGCGGGACACGCGGTGCTGGCCGGCGGCGGCTCCGCGCTGGACGCCGTGAGCGCCGCGGTCCGCATCCTGGAGGACTCTCCGTATTTCAACGCGGGCAAGGGCGCCGTCTTCACGCACGACGGGGTCAACGAGCTGGATGCCGCCATCATGGATGGCACGACGCGCAAGGCGGGCGCCGTGGCGGGATTGCGGCACGTGAAGAACCCCATCTCGCTGGCGCGGCTCGTCATGGAGCAGTCGCCGCACGTGATGATGGTGGGGGAGGGCGCGGAGGCCTTCGCGAAGTCGCAGGGCGTGGAGCTGGTGGACCCGAAGTACTTCTACACGGAGGACCGCTGGCAGGGCCTCCAGCGCGCGCTGGAGAAGGAGCGCTCGCGGCAGCCGTCCTCCTCGCTCCCGTCGGGGTATGACCCGGTGAGCGGGGACCACAAGTTCGGCACCGTGGGCGCCGTGGCCCTGGACCAGACGGGCGCGCTCGCCGCGGCCACGTCCACGGGGGGCATGACGAACAAGCGCTACGGTCGCGTGGGGGACTCGCCCATCATCGGCGCGGGGACGTACGCGGACGCGCGCTGCGCCGTGTCCGCTACCGGCCATGGCGAGTTCTTCATTCGCTACACGGTGGCGCGCGACATCTGCGCCCGCGTGGAATACCAGAACGTGCCGTTGCCGGAGGCCGCCGACGTCGTCATCAACGACGTGCTGGTGAAGGTCGGCGGCGAGGGCGGCGTCATCGCGATGGACCGTGAGGGCAACGTGGCCATGCCCTTCAACTCCGCCGGCATGTACCGCGGCTACGTGGGCGAGGACGGCAAGCCCTCCGTGGCCATCTTCCGGGATGCGGCGGAGGCCGCTGGCGCGAAGTAG
- the sufT gene encoding putative Fe-S cluster assembly protein SufT, with protein sequence MRGMMAVLERDVSATIIPSGDRVVLPAGSELRVTQTLGGNITVQDPYGQLFRVDEKDGGALGEEYAPKEKPAGDPSEFNEEQVWEQLRTVYDPEIPVNIVELGLVYACKAEPLPEGGQRVDIQMTLTAPGCGMGPVLVEDVRTKVGSVPGVAETRVELVWDPPWGQERMSDVARLQLGWM encoded by the coding sequence ATGCGAGGAATGATGGCGGTGCTGGAGCGCGACGTGTCCGCGACAATCATCCCCAGCGGAGACCGGGTGGTGCTGCCTGCGGGCTCCGAGCTGCGGGTGACGCAGACGCTCGGCGGCAACATCACGGTGCAGGACCCCTACGGCCAGCTCTTCCGCGTCGACGAGAAGGACGGCGGCGCGCTGGGGGAGGAGTACGCGCCCAAGGAGAAGCCCGCGGGCGACCCCAGCGAGTTCAACGAGGAGCAGGTCTGGGAGCAGCTGCGCACGGTGTACGACCCGGAGATTCCGGTGAACATCGTCGAGCTGGGCCTGGTGTACGCGTGCAAGGCGGAGCCGCTGCCGGAAGGCGGGCAGCGGGTGGACATCCAGATGACGCTCACCGCGCCCGGCTGCGGCATGGGGCCGGTGCTGGTGGAGGACGTGCGCACCAAGGTGGGCTCGGTGCCTGGGGTGGCGGAGACGCGCGTGGAGCTCGTCTGGGACCCGCCCTGGGGGCAGGAGCGCATGTCGGACGTGGCGCGGCTCCAGCTCGGTTGGATGTAG
- a CDS encoding type 1 glutamine amidotransferase domain-containing protein, giving the protein MKKLRGLRVAVLAADGFEQVELTAPVKKLERQGAEVTIVSPHKGRIRGMNLLIPGKKVSVDASLREVKAADFDAVLLPGGFVNPDLLRQSALALDFVRDADALDMPMAVICHGPWVLISAGLVEGRALAAWPGIRDDVRNAGGRWVDEPVMRDGNWVSSPGPRQMFAFIKGMVELFAEKMPEVSARAPMVPVRQAAPSLWPKLLAGTLATAALGVGARRLALR; this is encoded by the coding sequence ATGAAGAAGCTGAGAGGGTTGCGAGTGGCCGTGCTCGCGGCGGATGGCTTCGAACAGGTGGAGCTGACGGCACCGGTGAAGAAGCTGGAGCGTCAGGGCGCCGAGGTGACGATTGTCTCACCCCACAAGGGTCGCATCCGCGGGATGAACCTTCTCATTCCAGGGAAGAAGGTGAGCGTGGACGCGTCCCTGCGTGAGGTAAAGGCGGCGGACTTCGACGCGGTCCTCCTCCCAGGAGGTTTCGTGAACCCGGACCTCCTGCGGCAAAGCGCGCTCGCGCTCGACTTCGTCCGCGACGCCGACGCGCTGGACATGCCCATGGCCGTCATCTGCCATGGCCCCTGGGTGCTGATTTCGGCGGGGCTCGTGGAGGGACGGGCGCTGGCCGCGTGGCCGGGCATCCGCGACGACGTGCGCAACGCGGGTGGCCGCTGGGTGGACGAGCCTGTGATGCGCGATGGCAACTGGGTCTCCAGCCCGGGACCGCGACAGATGTTCGCGTTCATCAAGGGCATGGTGGAGCTCTTCGCGGAGAAGATGCCGGAGGTCTCCGCTCGTGCGCCGATGGTGCCCGTGCGCCAGGCAGCGCCTTCCCTGTGGCCGAAGCTGCTCGCGGGAACGCTGGCCACCGCGGCGCTCGGAGTGGGCGCGCGGCGGCTCGCCCTGCGCTGA
- a CDS encoding cysteine desulfurase, which produces MSGFDVNQVRKDFPILHQEVRGRPLVYLDSAATAQKPQAVIDALVRFYQHDNANVHRGVHVLSERATEAYEGARETVRRFINARDVKEVVFVRGTTEAINLVAQTYGRKHIGAGDEVLITQMEHHANIVPWRMLCEQTGAVLKVIPVDDRGELVLDAVDALLTERTRILAVTHVSNALGTVAPVKELTRRAHAKGIPVLVDGAQAVTHFPVDVQDLGCDFYAFSGHKMFGPTGIGVLYGRKELLDAMPPYQGGGDMIVSVTMEKVTYNRVPYRFEAGTPNLEGAVGLAAAIRYLEALGMENVAAHDRELLAYATQALESVPGLRMVGTAREKSGVLSFMLADVHPHDVGTILDREGICIRTGHHCAQPVMQHFKVPATSRASLALYNTREDVDALVRGLHKVLEVFQ; this is translated from the coding sequence ATGAGCGGCTTCGACGTGAATCAGGTCCGCAAGGACTTCCCCATCCTCCACCAGGAGGTGCGGGGCCGGCCGCTGGTGTACCTGGACAGCGCCGCCACGGCGCAGAAGCCGCAGGCCGTCATCGACGCGCTGGTGCGCTTCTACCAGCACGACAACGCCAACGTGCACCGCGGCGTCCACGTGTTGTCCGAGCGCGCTACGGAGGCGTACGAGGGCGCGCGTGAGACGGTGCGCCGCTTCATCAACGCCCGGGACGTGAAGGAAGTCGTCTTCGTGCGTGGCACCACCGAGGCCATCAACCTGGTGGCGCAGACGTACGGGCGCAAGCACATTGGCGCCGGGGACGAGGTGCTCATCACCCAGATGGAGCACCACGCCAACATCGTCCCCTGGCGGATGCTGTGCGAGCAGACGGGCGCCGTGCTCAAGGTCATTCCCGTGGACGACCGGGGCGAGCTGGTGCTGGACGCCGTGGACGCGCTGCTGACGGAGCGCACGCGCATCCTCGCGGTGACGCACGTGTCCAACGCGCTGGGCACCGTGGCGCCGGTGAAGGAGCTCACGCGGCGGGCCCACGCGAAGGGCATCCCCGTGCTGGTGGACGGCGCACAGGCGGTGACGCACTTCCCCGTGGACGTGCAGGACCTGGGCTGCGACTTCTACGCCTTCAGCGGGCACAAGATGTTCGGCCCCACCGGCATCGGCGTGCTGTACGGCCGCAAGGAGCTTCTGGATGCGATGCCGCCCTACCAGGGCGGCGGCGACATGATCGTCTCCGTGACGATGGAGAAGGTGACGTACAACCGGGTGCCGTACCGCTTCGAGGCGGGCACGCCCAACCTGGAGGGCGCGGTGGGGTTGGCGGCGGCCATCCGCTATCTGGAGGCGCTGGGGATGGAGAACGTCGCCGCGCACGACCGGGAGCTGCTGGCCTACGCCACGCAGGCGCTGGAGTCGGTGCCGGGGCTGCGGATGGTGGGCACGGCGCGCGAGAAGTCCGGCGTGTTGTCCTTCATGCTGGCGGATGTCCACCCGCACGACGTGGGCACCATCCTGGACCGGGAGGGCATCTGCATCCGCACGGGCCACCACTGCGCGCAGCCGGTGATGCAGCACTTCAAGGTGCCGGCCACGTCCCGGGCGTCGCTGGCGCTCTACAACACGCGCGAGGACGTGGACGCGCTCGTCCGTGGCCTGCACAAGGTTCTGGAGGTGTTCCAGTGA
- the sufU gene encoding Fe-S cluster assembly sulfur transfer protein SufU, with protein MSAPDDLKDLYQEVVLEHSKRPRNYRVVEGATAEAAGHNPLCGDQLVVTLKVEGGVIKDVAFQGQGCAISKASASLMTGAVKDRTRAEAEDLFERVHKLVTEGPESVDVDALGKLAVLSGVSEFPARVKCASLAWHTLRAALEGRGEAVSTE; from the coding sequence GTGAGTGCACCAGATGACTTGAAGGACCTCTATCAAGAGGTCGTGCTGGAGCACTCCAAGCGGCCGCGCAACTACCGCGTGGTGGAGGGCGCCACCGCGGAGGCGGCGGGCCACAACCCGCTGTGCGGTGACCAGCTGGTGGTGACGCTGAAGGTGGAGGGCGGCGTCATCAAGGACGTGGCCTTCCAGGGCCAGGGCTGCGCCATCTCCAAGGCGTCCGCGTCGTTGATGACGGGGGCGGTGAAGGACCGGACGCGCGCGGAGGCGGAGGACCTCTTCGAGCGCGTCCACAAGCTGGTGACGGAAGGTCCGGAGTCGGTGGACGTGGACGCGCTGGGCAAGCTGGCGGTGCTGTCCGGCGTCAGTGAGTTTCCCGCGCGGGTGAAGTGCGCCAGCCTGGCCTGGCACACGCTGCGCGCGGCATTGGAGGGACGCGGCGAGGCCGTGTCCACGGAGTAG